One window of Sphingomonas paeninsulae genomic DNA carries:
- a CDS encoding DUF4174 domain-containing protein encodes MRTATPIIVALGLISTVAAAAPTIEQMRRNRRVLIVTALAASDARVIEQQDVLIGWKHEAEDRDVTVVEVIGDQVHGASGNVSMLRRTRHLPINSFAVILIGKDGHEAIRSSKPLTGEMLSERIDVMPMRRAGQR; translated from the coding sequence ATGAGAACAGCAACGCCAATCATTGTCGCCCTTGGTCTTATCTCCACCGTGGCAGCGGCGGCCCCGACGATCGAGCAGATGCGAAGGAACCGGCGCGTTCTCATAGTGACAGCTCTGGCAGCGAGTGATGCCCGCGTTATTGAGCAGCAGGACGTTCTGATCGGCTGGAAGCATGAGGCGGAAGATCGCGATGTCACTGTCGTAGAAGTGATTGGCGACCAGGTTCATGGCGCGAGCGGCAATGTATCAATGCTGCGGCGGACCCGGCATTTGCCGATCAACAGTTTCGCAGTCATTCTCATTGGCAAAGATGGCCATGAGGCCATTCGATCTTCTAAACCGCTCACCGGTGAGATGCTGTCCGAGCGTATCGACGTGATGCCAATGCGCCGGGCCGGCCAGCGTTGA
- a CDS encoding HEPN domain-containing protein, which translates to MRTDIDHLPPRQQNELERAKRTLMDEFTSAISRATQPWKKNGKILKIILFGSYSRDDWVDEPENGYQSDFDLLVIVSHKDLTDIADYWYVAEDKIQRDSEIARPVNIIVHTLEEVNQSLRRGEYFWVDIARDGILLYELPGSALTTPMPHSAADALEMAQSYFGDWLAKIDSALKLATFAITEGERKDAAFLLHQAAERAYIGFLLVKTHYFPPSHNIKFLRSLAEDKEPRLIAVWPREMRSDRRRFELVKRAYVEARYSDSYEISAEDLAAISSCVRTLRDIVEEVSLERLAQLRSDAGIP; encoded by the coding sequence GTGCGCACAGACATAGACCATTTGCCACCGCGCCAGCAAAACGAGCTGGAGCGGGCGAAGCGGACGCTGATGGACGAGTTCACATCAGCCATTTCACGTGCCACTCAGCCGTGGAAAAAGAACGGCAAGATCCTCAAGATCATCCTCTTCGGCAGTTATTCGCGTGACGACTGGGTCGACGAGCCCGAAAATGGCTATCAGTCTGATTTCGATCTGCTCGTCATTGTCAGCCACAAGGACCTGACCGATATCGCCGACTACTGGTATGTCGCCGAGGATAAGATCCAGCGCGACAGCGAGATCGCGCGACCAGTCAACATTATCGTGCACACACTTGAAGAGGTGAACCAGTCGCTGCGGCGGGGGGAGTATTTCTGGGTCGATATCGCCCGCGATGGTATCTTGCTTTATGAGTTGCCCGGCAGCGCGCTGACCACACCGATGCCCCATAGCGCAGCAGATGCCCTCGAGATGGCACAGAGTTATTTCGGTGACTGGCTAGCGAAGATTGATAGCGCGCTAAAACTGGCAACTTTCGCGATCACCGAAGGCGAGCGGAAAGATGCAGCCTTTCTACTGCATCAAGCCGCAGAACGCGCTTACATTGGCTTTCTTTTGGTAAAGACACATTATTTCCCACCGTCGCATAACATTAAATTCCTGCGTTCGTTGGCGGAGGACAAAGAGCCGAGGCTAATCGCCGTTTGGCCGCGAGAGATGAGGTCTGACCGGAGACGGTTCGAATTGGTGAAGCGCGCTTATGTGGAGGCAAGATATTCAGACAGCTACGAGATTAGCGCTGAAGACCTCGCGGCAATCTCCTCTTGCGTGAGAACGCTCCGTGATATCGTCGAGGAGGTTTCACTCGAAAGGCTGGCACAGCTGCGAAGCGATGCCGGGATACCGTAG